One region of Halomonas huangheensis genomic DNA includes:
- a CDS encoding class I SAM-dependent methyltransferase: protein MSNASKVMDTVSLVPRARRFWADDFGRALYLAERACLGPQAERWSGVHGLEISLAEPIVDMSSVRHLMRWAPTHELAESSSTIVCHPDRLPLPDGALDLVVLHHVLEIVDCPHQLLQEAARVTAADGRLIIFGWSPVSAGGLARCLPQTRKALPGVGCWRSARRMRDWLSFVEFEIERLDYCGFHLPGLAPHNALLETLGRRHNLPLGDSYVIQARSRSQLARRQPQRPLFGTAVGAGTLGATRVEPSSQVHGSQVHGLRVGFSSRRNSRTESSGEGSSRDGSRERDSNER, encoded by the coding sequence ATGTCAAATGCATCAAAGGTGATGGATACGGTATCGCTTGTCCCGAGGGCCCGTCGTTTCTGGGCTGATGACTTCGGTAGAGCTTTATACCTGGCTGAACGAGCCTGCCTGGGGCCCCAGGCCGAACGCTGGAGTGGTGTACATGGTCTGGAAATATCGCTAGCTGAACCCATCGTTGATATGTCATCCGTTCGTCATCTCATGCGTTGGGCTCCGACCCATGAGCTGGCGGAAAGTTCCTCGACCATCGTTTGTCATCCGGATCGCTTGCCACTGCCTGATGGCGCTCTTGACCTTGTAGTTCTGCATCATGTGCTTGAGATCGTCGACTGCCCGCATCAGCTATTGCAGGAGGCGGCGCGTGTTACCGCGGCGGATGGTCGACTGATTATTTTCGGTTGGTCGCCTGTGTCAGCGGGCGGGTTGGCGCGCTGTTTGCCGCAGACTCGCAAGGCGTTGCCGGGGGTGGGATGTTGGCGCAGTGCACGGCGCATGCGCGACTGGTTGTCGTTTGTCGAGTTCGAGATTGAACGGTTAGACTATTGCGGCTTTCATCTTCCCGGTCTGGCGCCGCACAACGCTCTGCTCGAGACGCTTGGGCGGCGGCACAATCTGCCATTGGGTGATAGCTACGTCATACAGGCGCGCAGCCGTTCGCAGTTGGCGCGTCGTCAGCCACAACGACCGCTTTTCGGTACCGCTGTGGGTGCTGGCACTCTAGGAGCGACTCGTGTTGAGCCGAGTTCCCAAGTGCATGGCTCTCAAGTGCATGGCTTGAGGGTTGGGTTTTCCAGTAGACGTAACTCGAGAACAGAGAGCTCTGGAGAAGGTAGCTCGAGAGATGGCTCGAGAGAGCGCGACAGCAACGAACGATAA
- a CDS encoding extracellular solute-binding protein, with protein MRNVVTGLGLLSIVLSTTLQAAEPAEVPTVHALALFGDPALPPGFDHLPHVNPDAPHGGTMAQAAQGSFDSTNPFIVRGTPASGLMQVYDTLLESSPNEPFTMYGLLAGGIRLDPDRRWVEFDLRPEAHFQDGEPVLAEDVVFSFDTLTTKGSPFYRAYYSDVTDAIAVDRDTVRFELGDSESRELPLIIGQLPVLPEHFWAGRDFEAVTRAPLFGSGPYRISEVSPGRRIVYQRDDSYWGKELGLNRGRYNIERLEYDYYRDQSVALEAFKAGLIDFRLESSASNWATAYDFPAHEEGLVKQIIVPDGQPAGMQSFVMNLREPRFDDVRVREAITLAFDFDWLNQNLFYGAYQATDSYFENSEMEATGLPSPGELELLEPLSDELPERLFNEPLPIKQPDDLRQRLYKAMDLLRAAGYEARDGVMINTATNQPLNIEILLYSTQFERIAQPLVRNLARIGIRARVRTVDVNQYLNRLRNFDFDMVVGSFPQSANPGNEQREYWGSEYAERPQSRNLIGLEDPVIDTLVDDLIAASSREEMDAAAQALDRVLRWGFYVIPQFHLAAYRIAIWDKFGYREPFSPYALDLSSWWIDPERAKRVESRQRNR; from the coding sequence ATGCGAAATGTGGTGACTGGCCTGGGCTTGCTGAGCATCGTGCTCAGCACTACGCTACAGGCTGCTGAACCTGCGGAAGTCCCCACCGTTCATGCTCTGGCGCTCTTTGGTGACCCCGCCTTGCCGCCAGGCTTCGACCACTTGCCACACGTCAACCCAGATGCTCCCCATGGCGGCACCATGGCTCAAGCCGCACAGGGCAGCTTCGACTCGACCAACCCCTTCATTGTCCGGGGTACACCTGCGTCAGGGTTGATGCAGGTATACGATACTCTGCTCGAATCCAGCCCCAATGAGCCCTTCACCATGTATGGGTTGCTGGCAGGCGGTATTCGTCTTGACCCGGATCGTCGCTGGGTCGAATTCGACCTGCGTCCAGAAGCGCATTTCCAGGATGGGGAACCGGTACTGGCCGAGGATGTCGTCTTCAGTTTTGACACCCTGACCACCAAAGGCAGTCCCTTCTACCGCGCCTACTATTCCGACGTCACTGACGCCATCGCTGTCGATCGAGACACCGTCCGCTTCGAGCTGGGTGACAGTGAGTCCCGTGAGCTGCCACTGATCATCGGCCAACTGCCGGTACTTCCCGAACACTTCTGGGCGGGGCGCGATTTTGAGGCAGTGACCCGCGCCCCACTGTTTGGCTCAGGCCCCTATCGTATTTCTGAAGTGTCGCCAGGGCGCCGCATCGTCTATCAACGCGACGACAGCTACTGGGGCAAGGAGTTGGGCCTGAATCGCGGCCGCTATAACATCGAACGTCTCGAATACGACTACTATCGCGACCAGTCGGTGGCGCTGGAGGCCTTCAAGGCCGGACTGATCGACTTTCGACTCGAATCTTCGGCCAGCAACTGGGCAACCGCCTATGACTTCCCCGCTCATGAGGAGGGTCTGGTCAAGCAGATAATTGTTCCTGACGGTCAGCCCGCAGGCATGCAGTCGTTCGTGATGAACCTGCGTGAGCCCAGGTTCGACGATGTTCGAGTGCGCGAGGCCATTACCCTGGCATTCGACTTCGACTGGCTCAACCAGAACCTGTTCTATGGCGCCTATCAGGCTACCGACAGTTATTTCGAGAATTCCGAGATGGAAGCCACAGGGCTTCCATCGCCGGGCGAACTCGAATTACTCGAACCACTGAGTGACGAACTGCCGGAGCGACTGTTCAACGAACCTTTGCCCATCAAACAGCCCGATGACCTGCGTCAACGTCTGTACAAGGCAATGGATCTATTGCGAGCAGCGGGTTATGAGGCACGTGACGGTGTAATGATCAACACCGCTACCAACCAGCCGTTGAATATTGAGATCCTGCTCTACAGCACCCAATTCGAGCGCATTGCTCAGCCGCTGGTACGCAACCTGGCACGCATCGGTATCCGGGCCCGGGTACGCACCGTGGACGTCAATCAGTACCTGAACCGACTGCGTAACTTCGATTTCGACATGGTTGTCGGCAGTTTTCCTCAATCTGCCAATCCCGGGAACGAACAGCGTGAATACTGGGGTAGCGAATACGCTGAACGGCCGCAGAGCCGAAACTTGATTGGTCTTGAGGACCCGGTGATCGATACGCTGGTCGATGATTTGATCGCGGCTTCCTCGCGTGAGGAAATGGATGCTGCAGCCCAGGCGTTGGACCGAGTATTACGCTGGGGCTTTTATGTGATCCCCCAGTTCCATCTGGCAGCGTATCGTATCGCGATCTGGGACAAGTTTGGCTACCGAGAACCTTTCTCACCGTACGCACTGGATCTATCCTCGTGGTGGATTGACCCGGAACGAGCCAAGCGCGTCGAGAGCCGTCAGCGTAACCGCTGA
- a CDS encoding microcin C ABC transporter permease YejB: MAAYILRRLLLMIPTLVGVMLLNFLIVQAAPGGPIDQILARFEGLSAESSTHLGGGGDTLESSGTSRGSRGIPQQYIEQLEHQFGFDKPAHERFIDMMGNYATFDFGESFFRGQPVISLMIERLPVSISLGLWTTLLVYLISIPLGIRKALRHGSAFDVWTSGVVIVGYAVPGFLFALLLIVLFAGGSYWDLFPLRGLTSPDFADLSTWGKIKDYLWHIVLPVSASAIGSFATLTMLTKNSFLDEIHRQYVLTARAKGASENRILYGHVFRNAMLIIIAGLPSALIGIFFTGSLLIEVIFSLDGLGLLGFEAVTQRDYPVIFGTLYLYTLIGLVLKLVSDLTYVWIDPRIDFASRES; this comes from the coding sequence GTGGCCGCCTATATCCTGCGCCGCCTGTTACTGATGATACCGACCCTGGTTGGCGTCATGCTGCTCAACTTCCTCATCGTTCAGGCTGCGCCTGGCGGCCCCATCGACCAGATATTGGCTCGCTTCGAGGGTCTTTCCGCCGAATCCAGCACACACCTCGGCGGTGGCGGGGATACCCTGGAATCCAGTGGTACCAGCCGAGGCAGTCGCGGTATTCCTCAGCAATACATCGAGCAGCTCGAGCATCAGTTCGGCTTTGACAAGCCGGCCCACGAACGCTTCATCGACATGATGGGCAACTACGCGACCTTCGACTTCGGAGAGAGCTTCTTTCGCGGTCAGCCGGTGATCAGCCTGATGATTGAGCGATTGCCGGTATCGATATCGCTGGGACTATGGACCACACTGCTGGTCTACCTGATCTCCATTCCGCTGGGTATCCGCAAGGCCTTGCGCCACGGCTCGGCATTTGATGTCTGGACATCGGGGGTGGTGATTGTCGGCTATGCGGTGCCTGGATTCCTGTTCGCCCTACTGCTGATCGTACTCTTTGCCGGCGGCAGCTATTGGGATCTGTTCCCGCTGCGCGGGCTGACCTCCCCGGACTTCGCAGACCTGAGCACCTGGGGGAAAATAAAGGACTACCTGTGGCATATCGTGCTGCCGGTAAGCGCATCCGCGATCGGTAGCTTTGCCACTCTGACCATGCTCACCAAGAACAGCTTCCTCGACGAGATCCATCGACAGTATGTGCTCACCGCTCGTGCCAAGGGCGCCAGCGAGAACCGAATCCTCTACGGCCATGTCTTCCGCAATGCCATGTTGATCATCATCGCTGGCCTGCCGTCGGCGCTGATTGGCATCTTCTTCACCGGCTCCTTGCTGATCGAGGTGATCTTCTCACTGGATGGGCTCGGGCTACTGGGCTTTGAAGCAGTTACCCAGCGCGACTATCCCGTCATCTTCGGCACCCTGTATCTCTATACGCTGATCGGCCTCGTTCTCAAGTTGGTCTCGGATCTCACTTACGTGTGGATCGATCCACGTATCGACTTTGCTTCCCGGGAGTCCTGA
- the rnhA gene encoding ribonuclease HI: protein MSEAQEDTVVTIYTDGGCRGNPGPGGWGALLQSGTHEKALKGAEPSTTNNRMELTAAIMALKALKRSCKVTLWTDSEYLRKGITEWIHGWVKRGWKTASKQPVKNADLWQQLLEQSERHQIDWRWVKGHSGHPGNEMADTLVNQAIDELLTGATAQDRA, encoded by the coding sequence GTGAGTGAGGCGCAAGAAGATACAGTGGTGACCATCTATACCGATGGTGGCTGCCGTGGTAATCCCGGTCCGGGTGGCTGGGGGGCGTTGTTGCAGAGTGGTACGCACGAGAAAGCCCTGAAAGGGGCCGAACCATCCACGACCAACAACCGCATGGAGTTGACCGCTGCAATCATGGCACTCAAGGCCTTGAAGCGTTCCTGCAAGGTTACCCTGTGGACCGATTCGGAATACCTGCGCAAAGGCATTACCGAGTGGATTCATGGTTGGGTAAAGCGTGGCTGGAAGACGGCATCGAAGCAGCCGGTGAAGAATGCCGACCTCTGGCAACAACTGCTGGAACAGAGCGAACGTCATCAGATCGACTGGCGTTGGGTGAAAGGTCATAGTGGTCATCCCGGAAACGAGATGGCTGATACGCTCGTCAACCAGGCGATTGATGAGCTGCTGACAGGCGCCACGGCGCAGGATCGAGCTTAA
- a CDS encoding transglycosylase SLT domain-containing protein translates to MTYHTSRRRLLGMASSLALIGSLMTSAWSSQASTLPMDSRYSTSSTTSVSPPQHLTSHFWEALELEPQDVWTSLRGDFRWQDQAFNARVQEWIDYYQSSPENIAEITERARPWLAWISQQVEARGLPGEIALIPFIESSFDPTARSHFGAAGLWQIMPRTGDALGLKRNGSWDGRVDVVTSTGAALDYIETQADEWYDGDLLLSLAAYNAGAGTVNNARRAAQARGLAGDYWDLNLPAETMAYVPKLIAISHIISDPEQYAINLPEISGSAAFARITLTSPISLSEAANLAGVTTSELARLNPGVKTSTVDPRHARQLLVPTANAESLRASLSDQLIGETQVASNSSGTHVVEQGDTLSRIAVLHSVSTSDLARWNGIDDSQAIHPGQRLTISGS, encoded by the coding sequence ATGACATATCACACAAGCCGAAGACGATTGTTGGGCATGGCCAGTAGCCTTGCCCTTATTGGTTCGCTGATGACCAGTGCCTGGTCCAGTCAAGCCTCTACTCTGCCAATGGATAGTCGCTACAGCACAAGCTCCACGACGTCTGTATCGCCACCTCAGCATCTCACTTCGCACTTCTGGGAGGCACTGGAACTAGAGCCTCAAGATGTATGGACCAGTCTACGCGGCGACTTCCGCTGGCAGGACCAGGCATTCAACGCGAGGGTTCAGGAGTGGATTGACTACTATCAATCCAGCCCCGAAAATATTGCCGAGATTACCGAGCGTGCACGCCCATGGCTGGCATGGATCAGCCAACAGGTGGAAGCACGGGGCCTGCCGGGCGAAATCGCCCTGATTCCTTTCATCGAAAGCTCCTTCGACCCCACTGCACGCAGCCACTTTGGTGCAGCTGGCCTGTGGCAGATCATGCCGCGCACTGGCGATGCCCTTGGCCTCAAGCGCAACGGCAGCTGGGATGGCCGTGTCGATGTGGTCACGTCAACCGGTGCTGCCCTCGATTATATCGAGACGCAAGCCGACGAGTGGTATGACGGCGATCTTCTACTGTCCCTGGCTGCCTATAACGCAGGCGCAGGAACCGTCAACAACGCTCGCCGAGCTGCACAAGCCCGCGGTCTGGCTGGCGATTACTGGGATCTGAACCTTCCCGCTGAGACCATGGCCTATGTACCCAAGCTGATTGCCATCTCTCACATCATCAGCGACCCCGAACAGTACGCCATCAACCTGCCGGAAATCAGTGGCTCTGCAGCCTTCGCCCGCATTACTCTGACCTCGCCGATCAGCCTCAGCGAGGCCGCTAACCTGGCGGGTGTCACCACATCAGAACTGGCAAGGCTCAATCCAGGCGTCAAGACATCCACTGTGGATCCGCGACACGCACGCCAATTGCTGGTGCCAACCGCCAACGCCGAATCACTGCGCGCAAGCCTCAGCGACCAGTTGATCGGCGAGACTCAAGTGGCAAGCAATAGTAGCGGCACGCATGTCGTTGAACAGGGCGACACCCTTTCACGCATTGCCGTGCTACATTCTGTGTCTACCAGTGATCTAGCGCGCTGGAATGGCATTGATGATTCCCAGGCCATACATCCCGGGCAGCGCCTTACCATTTCCGGCTCGTAA
- the gloB gene encoding hydroxyacylglutathione hydrolase, whose translation MLSVTPIPAFSDNYIWVLRQDTSDRVCVVDPGDAQAVIQVLEREGLSLGAVLITHHHQDHTGGLAELIKRYSPRVIGPQNPDIKGISERVGDGDEFRVMGRRFEVMTVPGHTLDHIAFFTAGIPPLLFCGDTLFSAGCGRLFEGSAEQMNESLARINALPAETLIFAAHEYTLSNLAFARAADPDNDDVASALRECEKVRELERPTLPTTLERERRINPFLRCDNAGVRRAASQHGATDNDQQTFATLRAWKDSF comes from the coding sequence ATGCTAAGCGTGACACCGATTCCGGCCTTTAGCGACAACTATATCTGGGTACTGCGCCAGGACACGAGCGACCGAGTGTGCGTGGTCGACCCGGGCGACGCCCAAGCCGTAATTCAGGTGCTCGAACGCGAAGGTCTGTCGCTGGGGGCTGTACTGATCACCCATCATCACCAGGACCATACTGGTGGTCTGGCAGAGCTGATCAAACGCTATTCCCCAAGGGTCATCGGTCCTCAAAACCCGGATATCAAGGGCATCAGCGAACGTGTCGGCGATGGCGACGAGTTTCGTGTCATGGGTCGTCGCTTCGAGGTAATGACGGTACCGGGGCACACGCTTGACCATATCGCCTTCTTCACCGCGGGAATCCCCCCGCTGTTGTTCTGTGGCGACACCCTTTTCAGCGCCGGCTGCGGAAGACTGTTCGAAGGTAGCGCGGAGCAGATGAATGAATCACTGGCGCGTATCAATGCCCTGCCTGCGGAAACGCTCATCTTCGCGGCCCATGAATATACGCTGTCCAACCTCGCCTTTGCGCGAGCGGCGGACCCGGATAACGATGATGTGGCGAGCGCTCTTCGTGAATGCGAAAAGGTTCGCGAACTGGAACGGCCAACGTTGCCGACTACCCTCGAGCGCGAACGCCGCATCAATCCATTCCTGCGTTGTGATAACGCAGGAGTAAGGCGCGCAGCATCTCAACATGGCGCAACAGACAATGACCAGCAGACGTTCGCCACTCTGCGCGCATGGAAGGATTCGTTCTAG